The following are from one region of the Paenibacillus sabinae T27 genome:
- a CDS encoding biotin-dependent carboxyltransferase family protein yields the protein MSIYIHKPGPLTTIQDLGRTGYGKYGVIVSGAMDRFAHRAANWLVGNNGGAAALEITLSGFAAEFRQNHWIAITGGDMAPVIDGSPVPMWRPVFVRKGSRLVLKRPVSGCRAHVAVSGGLDVPEVMGSRSTYLRAGIGGFGGRPLKAGDELAVGPASLRDPYPVPASLESRLCKAPTISGAAGEDGPFYAVHWTIPWSLLPAYSRKPVIRVIRGRQWDDFTQASRRAFLESAFLVTPQSDRMGYRLSGPSLELESPREYLSEAVAVGTVQIPADGQPIVLMADRQSLGGYPKIAQVISADLPVLAQTVPGGNVSFREVTPEEAESLYLRGERKLKRLEMMIRLKLKEGYHA from the coding sequence ATGAGCATCTATATACATAAACCGGGTCCGCTAACGACGATCCAGGATCTTGGGAGAACGGGCTATGGAAAATACGGCGTAATCGTCTCCGGAGCCATGGACCGGTTTGCCCATCGCGCGGCGAATTGGCTTGTAGGGAACAATGGCGGCGCGGCGGCGCTGGAGATTACGCTCTCGGGCTTTGCCGCCGAGTTCCGGCAGAATCACTGGATTGCGATAACGGGGGGCGATATGGCTCCCGTTATCGACGGCAGCCCGGTGCCAATGTGGCGTCCCGTATTCGTTCGAAAAGGCAGCAGGCTTGTGCTCAAACGGCCGGTCTCCGGCTGTCGGGCGCATGTGGCGGTCTCCGGTGGATTGGATGTCCCCGAGGTCATGGGCAGCCGCAGTACGTACCTGCGTGCAGGAATCGGCGGATTTGGAGGGAGGCCACTGAAAGCGGGGGATGAGCTGGCTGTAGGCCCTGCTTCGCTGCGGGACCCTTATCCAGTTCCGGCTTCGCTGGAGAGCAGGCTATGCAAGGCGCCGACGATTTCAGGGGCGGCTGGGGAAGACGGCCCCTTCTATGCGGTCCACTGGACCATTCCCTGGTCGCTGCTTCCGGCTTACAGCCGGAAGCCGGTGATCCGGGTGATCCGCGGCCGTCAGTGGGATGACTTTACCCAAGCCAGCCGCCGGGCTTTTTTGGAATCCGCCTTCCTTGTAACACCCCAATCGGACCGGATGGGCTACCGCTTGTCCGGGCCGTCCCTTGAGCTGGAATCGCCGCGCGAATATTTGTCCGAGGCCGTGGCGGTCGGGACGGTTCAGATTCCGGCAGACGGCCAGCCGATTGTGCTGATGGCCGACCGGCAGTCGCTCGGCGGCTATCCGAAGATCGCGCAGGTCATCAGCGCGGACCTTCCGGTGTTGGCCCAGACCGTGCCGGGAGGAAATGTCTCGTTTCGGGAGGTCACGCCGGAGGAGGCGGAATCCCTGTACCTGCGCGGAGAACGAAAGCTGAAACGGCTGGAAATGATGATCCGGCTGAAGCTGAAGGAGGGTTATCATGCTTGA
- a CDS encoding LamB/YcsF family protein produces the protein MLEVDLNCDMGESFGAYIIGADEALLAAVTSANIACGFHAGDPGVMRKAVRAAIAAGVSVGAHPGLPDLTGFGRRNMDISPEEAFDLVTYQIGALDAFVRQEDGRLHHVKPHGALYNMAAASRPLADAIAAAVSRFDPSLVLYGLSGSELLAAGRKAGLTTASEVFADRTYQRDGSLTPRRQPGAVITDMEQSIRQVIRMVKEGNVLSLDGAEVPLKADTVCIHGDGAGAAAFAAELGRRLKAEGIEVKAKR, from the coding sequence ATGCTTGAGGTGGATTTGAACTGCGATATGGGAGAGAGCTTTGGCGCTTATATCATTGGCGCTGACGAAGCATTGCTTGCGGCCGTCACATCGGCGAATATTGCCTGCGGGTTCCATGCGGGCGATCCCGGTGTCATGCGCAAGGCGGTCCGGGCGGCGATCGCCGCTGGCGTGAGCGTCGGAGCGCATCCGGGCCTGCCGGATCTTACGGGCTTCGGGAGAAGGAATATGGACATTTCTCCCGAAGAGGCGTTCGATCTCGTGACGTACCAGATCGGCGCCTTGGACGCCTTCGTCCGGCAGGAGGATGGCCGGCTTCATCACGTGAAGCCGCACGGCGCTCTGTATAATATGGCCGCGGCTTCGCGTCCGCTTGCCGATGCCATCGCCGCCGCCGTGTCCCGGTTCGATCCGTCCCTGGTGCTGTACGGCCTGTCGGGAAGCGAGCTGCTCGCCGCCGGCCGCAAGGCAGGACTCACCACGGCAAGCGAAGTGTTCGCCGACCGGACGTATCAGCGGGACGGGTCGCTGACGCCGCGCCGTCAGCCGGGAGCCGTGATCACGGACATGGAACAATCGATCCGTCAGGTGATCCGCATGGTCAAGGAAGGGAATGTCCTGTCTTTGGACGGAGCAGAAGTCCCGCTTAAAGCGGATACCGTCTGCATCCACGGCGACGGGGCGGGCGCGGCCGCATTTGCCGCCGAGCTGGGCCGCCGGCTGAAAGCGGAGGGGATTGAGGTGAAGGCGAAGCGGTAG
- the pxpB gene encoding 5-oxoprolinase subunit PxpB, translating into MAWSFYPLGDSAVLIEFGSGVDEKLHQEIRVAVRRIEGRPFPGFIECVPAFTTLCVYYDLMGLRLPERKMTAFEHVCSLLREMEKTADEDKEVQSGQVIDIPVCYGGEFGPDLGLVAELNGLSGEEVVSIHSGERYLVYAIGFAPGFPYLGGMPDRIAAPRKQTPRLSIPAGSVGIAGAQTGIYPIETPGGWQIIGRTPLALFRPEKSPPTLLKGGDYIRFRPIGEEEYRRLRGMQP; encoded by the coding sequence ATGGCCTGGTCTTTTTACCCTCTGGGGGATTCGGCGGTGCTGATCGAGTTCGGCTCCGGCGTTGACGAGAAGCTTCATCAAGAAATAAGAGTCGCTGTGCGCCGGATTGAAGGCCGTCCGTTCCCCGGCTTTATCGAATGTGTTCCGGCTTTCACCACGTTGTGCGTCTATTATGATCTAATGGGGCTTCGCCTTCCGGAGCGAAAAATGACGGCGTTTGAGCATGTTTGTTCCCTCCTGCGGGAGATGGAGAAGACAGCCGATGAGGACAAGGAGGTCCAAAGCGGGCAGGTCATCGACATTCCGGTCTGCTACGGCGGCGAATTCGGTCCCGACCTTGGGCTTGTGGCGGAGCTGAACGGGTTAAGCGGGGAGGAAGTCGTTTCGATTCATTCCGGTGAACGGTATCTGGTGTATGCCATCGGCTTTGCGCCGGGGTTCCCTTATCTCGGAGGCATGCCGGATCGCATTGCGGCCCCGCGCAAACAGACGCCAAGGCTCAGCATTCCCGCCGGTTCAGTCGGCATTGCGGGCGCCCAAACCGGCATTTATCCCATCGAGACGCCCGGAGGCTGGCAGATTATCGGCAGAACGCCGCTCGCGCTCTTTCGGCCGGAGAAGTCGCCGCCGACCCTGCTTAAGGGAGGAGACTATATCCGGTTTCGTCCGATCGGGGAGGAAGAATACCGGAGATTGCGGGGAATGCAGCCATGA
- a CDS encoding spermidine synthase has translation MELLYKTRGDGHDIEVYETDEWYGEKGRFRLLQFSEEAVQGAVDLNRPERILFEYPRAILHLMEWNNPAFEDVFIIGHGVGTISGHLSGKKIITAEIGQEIAEISRTYFGYSGDSVRIGDGRHTLEQEGDGVFDYIVLDAFSDKGTPGHLISQEFFSLVRTKLNPGGIMLMNLTGKSGNDRLIQAVHTTLTSVFPHTEAFILPEKGASSLKNMILAGSGRPIGFKARQMAGFTGTVLPPGHILTD, from the coding sequence TTGGAGCTGCTTTATAAGACGCGCGGAGACGGGCATGATATTGAGGTATACGAAACGGATGAATGGTATGGCGAGAAAGGGCGTTTCCGGCTGCTGCAATTTTCGGAGGAGGCGGTTCAGGGAGCGGTGGACCTTAATCGCCCGGAGCGGATCCTGTTCGAGTATCCGAGAGCGATCCTTCATTTGATGGAGTGGAACAACCCGGCGTTCGAGGACGTATTCATCATCGGGCATGGGGTCGGGACGATTTCCGGCCACTTATCCGGCAAAAAAATCATCACCGCGGAGATCGGCCAGGAGATCGCGGAAATCAGCAGAACGTATTTCGGATACAGCGGGGATTCGGTGAGGATCGGCGACGGACGCCACACGCTTGAACAAGAGGGGGACGGGGTCTTCGATTATATCGTTCTGGACGCATTCAGCGACAAGGGCACGCCCGGACATTTGATCTCGCAGGAGTTCTTCAGCCTCGTCCGGACGAAGCTGAATCCTGGCGGGATAATGCTGATGAACCTGACGGGAAAAAGCGGGAATGACCGGCTGATCCAGGCGGTTCACACAACACTCACTTCGGTATTCCCACATACGGAAGCGTTCATTCTCCCCGAAAAAGGCGCCTCCAGCCTGAAAAATATGATTCTCGCCGGCAGCGGCAGGCCGATCGGCTTCAAAGCCCGCCAGATGGCGGGCTTTACCGGGACGGTGCTCCCTCCGGGGCATATCCTGACGGACTAA
- a CDS encoding cache domain-containing sensor histidine kinase, whose amino-acid sequence MSLINRFHSMGLRTKLMLLLLIITVLPLGLLGMFSYRKASTEIQIKAYEIILENLSQVNHSLTDFVQDIEQLSMYIYSNEDIQEILSKPSSRSVAEKYEDEQTVNGILKSFLGFKSWDIELYVIGVNGERYFTGDFLPPAYRDYQPNWGLFRKTRIAGGGPAWDTHYSLKKIEDYGAVLSSGRLLKSIKTGETLGYFIVDIKESALADKYQKAHQYPGGEVYLLDANGYVISSSPSKQQVGTRLNKSYMAEVLNGTKGYFSTVDEGSDKMIIYDSSDSSGFKMVSVVPIGVLTKESHSIRNLTIFIVISCILISYCIAYLLSDYMTRPLRKLRLLMNEVEKGRMDVTFPSKYGDEVGHLGRSFNTMLRQINRLIREGYEKQIQVQEAEIKAIQAQFTPHFLYNALDSINWMARLHGMDAISKVALSLGNLLRFSIRRGNPVIPIREDMKQIRNYLTIVQLRYRDKINIELDIDEGILDLYTPKLLLQPLVENAVGHGLEMKEGQGTLRIWAGAVDRDVEFIVEDDGVGMNGDKLAKLWEQEGDSGPSAKTRIGLHNLKKRLELHFGTAYQLEVESEAGKGTKVTIRIPCITDPKEVERVV is encoded by the coding sequence ATGAGCCTTATCAATCGGTTCCATTCCATGGGGTTAAGGACAAAATTAATGCTTCTGCTGCTGATCATCACCGTTTTGCCCCTCGGATTGCTTGGGATGTTCTCGTACCGCAAGGCTTCCACGGAAATTCAGATCAAAGCTTACGAAATTATTTTGGAGAACCTGTCTCAGGTCAATCACAGCTTGACCGACTTTGTCCAGGATATTGAGCAATTGTCGATGTACATCTACAGTAACGAAGATATACAGGAGATATTGTCCAAACCGTCATCCCGGAGCGTGGCTGAGAAGTATGAGGACGAGCAGACGGTGAACGGCATTTTGAAGAGCTTTCTCGGCTTTAAATCCTGGGACATCGAGCTGTATGTGATCGGCGTGAACGGAGAACGTTATTTTACAGGCGATTTTTTGCCGCCCGCTTACCGGGATTACCAGCCGAACTGGGGATTATTCCGCAAGACAAGAATCGCGGGCGGCGGCCCTGCCTGGGATACCCATTACTCCCTGAAGAAAATCGAGGATTACGGAGCTGTGTTAAGCTCGGGAAGGCTCCTGAAATCGATAAAAACCGGGGAGACGCTCGGCTATTTCATCGTGGATATTAAGGAGTCCGCGCTGGCGGACAAGTATCAGAAGGCTCACCAGTATCCAGGCGGCGAGGTGTATTTGCTGGATGCGAACGGATATGTCATCTCCAGCAGTCCCTCTAAGCAGCAGGTCGGAACGCGCCTGAATAAAAGCTATATGGCTGAAGTGCTGAACGGCACCAAGGGCTATTTTTCCACAGTGGACGAAGGGTCTGACAAAATGATTATATACGACTCCTCCGATTCCTCCGGCTTCAAAATGGTGAGTGTCGTCCCGATCGGCGTATTGACGAAAGAGAGTCACAGCATCCGCAATTTGACGATATTTATCGTCATCTCATGCATACTGATCAGCTATTGCATTGCTTATTTGCTGTCCGATTACATGACGCGCCCATTACGCAAGCTTCGCTTGTTGATGAACGAGGTGGAGAAGGGCCGGATGGACGTTACCTTTCCTTCAAAATATGGCGACGAGGTCGGACATCTGGGACGCAGCTTTAATACGATGCTCCGGCAGATCAACCGGTTAATCCGCGAAGGCTATGAGAAGCAGATTCAGGTGCAGGAGGCGGAAATCAAGGCGATTCAGGCGCAGTTTACGCCCCACTTTTTGTATAATGCGCTCGATTCGATTAACTGGATGGCGCGATTACACGGAATGGATGCGATCAGCAAAGTGGCTTTATCGCTGGGCAATCTGCTGCGGTTCAGCATCCGACGCGGCAATCCGGTCATTCCGATCCGTGAGGACATGAAGCAGATCCGCAATTATCTGACGATTGTTCAGCTTAGATACCGCGACAAAATCAACATCGAGCTTGATATTGACGAGGGCATTCTTGATCTCTACACTCCGAAGCTGCTGCTGCAGCCCCTGGTTGAGAATGCGGTGGGGCACGGGCTGGAGATGAAGGAGGGCCAGGGAACATTGCGGATTTGGGCAGGTGCCGTAGACCGGGATGTAGAGTTCATCGTCGAGGACGATGGCGTCGGGATGAACGGGGACAAACTGGCGAAGCTGTGGGAGCAGGAGGGAGATAGCGGACCGTCCGCAAAGACACGGATTGGCCTGCACAATTTGAAGAAACGGCTGGAGCTGCATTTTGGGACGGCATATCAGCTGGAGGTGGAGAGTGAAGCGGGCAAAGGAACGAAGGTGACGATTCGGATTCCTTGCATTACTGATCCGAAGGAGGTTGAACGGGTTGTATAA
- a CDS encoding response regulator transcription factor translates to MARLRALVVDDEWNMRNLLRIYLMKEGFWVSEASTGREALSLIGSEPFDIMLLDVMMPDMDGWQVCEAVRDKSSVPILMLTARSETKDKIRGLETGADDYLTKPFEPEELVARMHSLIRRANLAQYAAPKERVLEFPGLVIRPDAREVSVMDSGVELTPKEFDLLAVLSGNLQRAFSRDELVERLWGLDFEGETRVVDTHIKNIREKLQKAGLGYNPVQTVWGVGYKFQVPGEIQ, encoded by the coding sequence ATGGCGCGGCTCCGTGCGCTTGTTGTGGACGATGAATGGAATATGCGAAATCTGCTGCGAATTTATTTGATGAAGGAAGGCTTTTGGGTAAGCGAAGCCTCGACGGGACGGGAGGCGCTTTCGCTTATTGGCAGCGAGCCGTTCGATATCATGCTGCTGGACGTGATGATGCCCGACATGGATGGCTGGCAGGTATGTGAGGCTGTCAGGGACAAGAGCAGCGTGCCGATTCTCATGCTGACCGCCCGTTCCGAAACGAAGGACAAGATCCGGGGGCTGGAGACCGGGGCAGACGATTATCTGACGAAGCCGTTCGAGCCTGAGGAATTGGTGGCCCGGATGCATTCGCTGATCCGCAGGGCGAACCTGGCGCAGTATGCGGCTCCGAAGGAGCGGGTGCTGGAGTTCCCCGGGCTGGTCATCCGTCCGGATGCCCGCGAGGTGTCCGTCATGGACAGCGGGGTCGAGCTGACGCCGAAGGAATTCGATCTGCTGGCCGTTCTGTCCGGCAACCTGCAGCGCGCCTTCAGCCGGGATGAGCTGGTGGAGCGGCTGTGGGGACTTGATTTTGAGGGGGAAACCCGGGTTGTGGACACCCATATCAAGAATATCCGCGAAAAGCTGCAAAAAGCCGGCCTCGGCTACAATCCGGTTCAGACCGTCTGGGGAGTGGGCTATAAATTTCAGGTGCCCGGTGAAATCCAATGA
- a CDS encoding response regulator: MLITDDEWLIREGLKQTIDWQALDCEIVAEALNGEQSLQAVKEHKPDILLTDIRMPSMDGMQLAEEAQRIHPSIRIIFLTGFDDFTYAQQAVKLKAADYVLKPTNPDELVEVFEKVCGDIKASRDNETVERELREWVSAGYTLVLEKLLHDQLLGISDPKSARMLTEIIDNRRLCEEGFRIALIQYEDHTCWHEQLKDELHDRLWDILIGPPVTLGGNRAALMIGADSGDHGKQLWSRIQEISGNSPLVIGLSLPHQSLESVGQAHREATAALHFKRPGPGQKSGVYEFGDIECWGEQPVATDAANFKQVEAFIQTRYAEDLSLQQLAAQFHISEAHFSRLFRKATGTTFIDYVTQVRMEKAMELLSSPDSRIYEVSLAVGYQDSRYFSQLFRKATGKTPTEFRKERELI; the protein is encoded by the coding sequence GTGTTGATTACAGACGATGAGTGGCTCATCAGGGAGGGACTGAAGCAGACGATTGACTGGCAGGCTCTCGATTGCGAGATTGTGGCCGAGGCTTTGAACGGAGAGCAATCGCTGCAGGCGGTTAAAGAGCATAAACCGGATATTTTGCTGACTGATATTCGGATGCCGAGTATGGATGGAATGCAGCTTGCGGAAGAAGCGCAGCGGATTCACCCTAGTATTCGCATTATATTTTTAACGGGATTTGATGACTTTACCTATGCACAGCAGGCAGTGAAGCTTAAAGCAGCTGATTATGTATTGAAGCCGACCAATCCGGATGAATTAGTGGAGGTCTTTGAGAAGGTCTGCGGGGATATCAAGGCCAGCAGGGACAATGAAACGGTCGAACGGGAGCTTAGAGAATGGGTGTCCGCCGGGTATACCCTTGTGCTGGAGAAGCTTCTTCATGACCAATTATTAGGGATTTCCGATCCGAAATCCGCCAGGATGTTAACGGAGATCATCGATAACCGGCGGCTGTGTGAAGAAGGGTTCCGCATTGCACTGATTCAGTATGAGGATCATACCTGCTGGCACGAGCAGCTCAAGGATGAACTGCATGACCGATTATGGGATATACTCATAGGGCCTCCTGTGACGCTGGGCGGGAACCGTGCGGCGCTAATGATCGGAGCGGATTCAGGAGATCATGGTAAGCAGCTCTGGAGCCGGATTCAAGAGATTTCAGGGAACAGCCCGCTCGTTATTGGGCTAAGCCTGCCGCATCAAAGCCTTGAGAGTGTAGGGCAGGCTCACCGCGAGGCGACGGCCGCGCTTCATTTCAAGCGCCCGGGTCCGGGGCAGAAGAGCGGAGTATATGAGTTTGGCGATATTGAGTGCTGGGGAGAGCAGCCTGTAGCTACAGATGCCGCCAATTTCAAACAGGTAGAGGCATTCATTCAGACACGCTATGCGGAGGATCTGTCCTTGCAGCAGCTCGCCGCCCAGTTTCACATAAGTGAGGCCCATTTCAGCAGACTGTTCCGTAAAGCTACGGGGACGACCTTTATTGATTATGTGACACAGGTGAGAATGGAAAAAGCGATGGAGCTGTTAAGTTCTCCTGATTCGCGGATATATGAAGTATCGCTGGCCGTCGGCTATCAGGATTCACGCTATTTCAGCCAGTTATTCCGCAAGGCTACAGGCAAGACCCCGACAGAATTCCGTAAAGAAAGGGAACTTATATAA
- the gndA gene encoding NADP-dependent phosphogluconate dehydrogenase produces the protein MSKQQVGVVGLAVMGKNLALNIAGHGYSVAVYNRSKEKTDLLLAEAGEKDIRGAYTLQDLAETLERPRKILLMVKAGQPVDEAIAQLLPYLEPGDVLVDGGNSFYKDTIRRSRELEDRGIYFVGTGISGGEEGALKGPSIMPGGNYEAYQLIAPILNDISAKVEGEPCCTYTGGDGAGHFVKMVHNGIEYADMQLIGEAYVLMQRLLGLSPADIRQAFTEWNEGELNSYLIEITADIFGKTDPDTGQYLVDVILDSAGQKGTGKWTSQNALDIGTPVPTITAAVFERYLSALKEERVTASKAFSDPAPREAEIPAGFIESIRRALYVSKICAYAQGFSLLAKASKEYNWNLDLGSIAMIFRGGCIIRAQFLNKIKQAYDHNPDLTNLLLDDYFQHIIGQYQQDWRDTVMAAVGQGISVPAFASAISYFDSYRTERLPANLLQAQRDYFGAHTYERTDKEGIFHTEW, from the coding sequence ATGAGCAAGCAGCAAGTAGGAGTTGTCGGATTGGCCGTCATGGGCAAGAATCTTGCCTTGAATATAGCCGGGCACGGTTATTCCGTAGCCGTATACAACCGGTCGAAGGAGAAGACAGACCTTTTGCTGGCAGAGGCCGGGGAGAAGGACATCAGGGGCGCATACACCCTACAGGATTTGGCGGAGACGCTGGAGCGGCCCCGGAAGATTCTGCTGATGGTAAAAGCCGGGCAGCCCGTGGACGAGGCTATTGCTCAACTGCTGCCTTATCTGGAACCCGGGGATGTGCTGGTTGACGGCGGCAACTCCTTTTACAAGGACACGATCCGCAGAAGCCGCGAGCTGGAAGATCGGGGCATTTATTTTGTCGGCACAGGGATATCCGGCGGGGAAGAAGGCGCGCTTAAGGGACCGTCCATTATGCCCGGCGGCAATTATGAAGCTTACCAGCTCATTGCGCCTATACTGAACGACATCTCGGCGAAGGTCGAGGGCGAACCCTGCTGCACGTACACAGGCGGCGACGGGGCCGGACATTTTGTCAAAATGGTTCACAATGGGATCGAATATGCCGACATGCAGTTAATCGGAGAAGCTTATGTGCTGATGCAGCGGCTGCTGGGTCTGTCTCCGGCCGACATCCGGCAGGCGTTCACCGAGTGGAATGAAGGAGAGCTGAATAGCTACCTGATTGAGATTACGGCAGATATCTTCGGGAAGACCGACCCGGACACGGGGCAATATCTGGTGGATGTAATTCTCGATTCCGCCGGGCAGAAGGGCACGGGCAAATGGACCAGCCAGAATGCGCTGGATATAGGGACCCCTGTCCCGACCATTACGGCCGCGGTGTTCGAGCGTTATCTATCCGCTTTGAAAGAAGAGCGCGTCACAGCGAGCAAAGCTTTCAGCGATCCAGCTCCGAGAGAAGCCGAAATTCCCGCCGGTTTCATCGAGTCGATCCGCAGAGCTCTATACGTCAGCAAAATCTGCGCTTATGCCCAGGGCTTCAGCCTGCTTGCGAAAGCGTCGAAGGAATATAACTGGAATCTGGACCTTGGCAGTATTGCCATGATATTCCGGGGCGGCTGCATTATCCGGGCGCAGTTTCTGAATAAAATCAAGCAGGCTTACGACCATAATCCTGATTTAACCAATCTGCTATTGGATGATTATTTTCAGCACATTATCGGCCAGTACCAGCAGGATTGGCGGGATACGGTAATGGCAGCCGTCGGGCAGGGAATTTCGGTTCCGGCTTTCGCTAGCGCTATCTCCTATTTTGACAGCTACCGGACGGAGCGGCTGCCGGCAAATCTGCTTCAGGCCCAGCGGGATTACTTCGGCGCGCATACGTATGAGCGAACAGACAAAGAAGGCATTTTCCATACCGAATGGTAA
- a CDS encoding sensor histidine kinase: MKNNRIGLKLGLIISGLFLVVLLFLGVAVDRMFTSFYYANMRTETEDLASHFTVMAESSENDTMGMMGTFAEFSGVGIYNVSREGNVMMHSGVEDHGCMSFVRSSDLNAIFSGEKVSYLYKDPGGARHFVSVEPIVKDGQVVSALYIVASTERMDESLAGVRKLLILSGIGAFLLALGSTWIIAQFLSRPLLQMQKATRKIAAGELETRVDIGNRDEIGALAGAINDLAVDLQRYRDSRQEFFANISHELRTPITYLEGYANVVKERLYETEEEKDRYLDIIYMEARRIQHLVDDLFELAKMEEGKISLAPEWVDLAELAGQAVEKTKLKAGDKNLELQYTVEGKPVPMYTDGARMEQIVLNLLENAIRYTERGWVRLRLSFEPGEVKLAVQDTGIGIPEDELPYIFERFYRVEKSRSRSHGGTGLGLSIVHKLAGLLGGNITVTSKVGEGTCFELHFALRQEER; the protein is encoded by the coding sequence ATGAAGAATAATCGAATCGGACTGAAGCTCGGCTTGATCATTTCTGGCCTCTTTCTCGTCGTGCTGCTGTTTCTGGGCGTGGCTGTCGACCGGATGTTCACCAGCTTTTATTATGCCAATATGCGGACAGAAACGGAGGACTTGGCTTCTCATTTTACCGTTATGGCCGAGTCTTCGGAGAATGATACGATGGGCATGATGGGGACGTTCGCCGAATTTTCGGGTGTCGGCATTTATAATGTGAGCCGGGAAGGTAACGTGATGATGCACTCGGGTGTCGAGGACCACGGGTGCATGTCTTTTGTCCGGAGTTCGGACCTGAATGCGATTTTTTCTGGGGAAAAGGTAAGCTATCTCTATAAAGATCCGGGTGGCGCGCGCCATTTCGTTTCGGTCGAACCGATCGTGAAGGATGGGCAGGTCGTCTCCGCCCTGTATATCGTGGCTTCAACCGAAAGGATGGACGAGTCGCTGGCGGGAGTACGGAAGCTGCTGATACTCTCCGGCATCGGCGCGTTCCTGCTTGCTTTGGGGAGCACATGGATTATCGCCCAGTTTCTGTCCAGGCCGCTTCTGCAGATGCAGAAGGCTACCCGGAAGATTGCCGCCGGAGAGCTGGAGACGAGAGTGGACATCGGGAACAGGGATGAGATCGGCGCGCTCGCCGGAGCGATTAACGATTTGGCGGTCGATCTGCAGCGTTACCGGGATTCGCGGCAGGAGTTTTTTGCCAATATCTCGCATGAGCTTCGGACGCCGATTACCTACCTTGAGGGGTATGCGAACGTGGTCAAAGAACGCCTGTACGAGACGGAAGAGGAAAAGGACCGGTATCTTGACATCATCTACATGGAAGCGCGTCGCATTCAGCATCTTGTGGATGATCTGTTCGAGCTGGCCAAAATGGAGGAAGGCAAGATCAGCCTAGCGCCGGAATGGGTCGATTTGGCGGAGCTTGCGGGGCAGGCGGTCGAGAAGACGAAGCTGAAAGCCGGGGACAAAAACCTGGAGCTACAATATACGGTGGAAGGTAAGCCGGTACCTATGTATACGGACGGTGCCCGGATGGAGCAAATTGTGCTGAATCTGCTGGAAAATGCAATCCGGTACACCGAGCGGGGATGGGTCCGCCTCCGGTTGTCGTTTGAGCCGGGTGAGGTGAAGCTGGCCGTACAGGATACGGGAATCGGAATACCTGAGGATGAGCTCCCTTATATATTCGAGCGGTTTTACCGGGTGGAGAAGTCCAGATCCCGCAGCCATGGCGGCACAGGCCTTGGGCTGTCCATCGTTCACAAGCTGGCGGGACTGCTCGGCGGAAATATCACAGTCACCAGCAAGGTGGGGGAAGGAACCTGTTTCGAGCTTCATTTTGCGCTGCGGCAGGAGGAACGTTAA